DNA sequence from the Marinilongibacter aquaticus genome:
GCAAGCGAATGGAAATCAAAATAGGTACGCAAAAGAACAATCCCTTGCACGGTGTGCGTCTCGATTACATCTTGGAGGTGTTGGTGGCTCATTTTGGTTGGTCGGGTTTGGGCAAGATTGTTCGCGTCAATTGCTTCAACAACAATCCGACCATGAAATCGAGCTTGAAATTTCTACGACAAACCCCTTGGGCCAGAGAAAAAGTGGAAGAATTGTATCTTGAATTGGCCGAAAGAGAAGGCTTATTGGGCTAGTTCAATTTGTCTTAATGGCAATCGTATGGGCCATGAATGGCTTTGATGGTCATTTTTTCGTCTCGGTCATCCAGAATATAAACCCAGAATTTTTGACCGCCGGGCATTACACGAATCACCACATGTCCCGAATCGCTTTTGAGTCTGTCGAGTAAATTTCCGATCACCAATTTGTTGGCTTCGAGCATGTCGGTGGCAAAGACATCGCGATTGCCTGAATAGATATTTTGATCGTAAATGCGATCAATTACATTGTGTCCGGGATGGTCTGAAGACCAAGTGGGAATCACAAAAACCTGTGGACGCAGGTTGGCCAGTAGGTTGGCGTTTATGGCATCGCGGTTGCCGTGGTGATCCAAAATCATAGCTTCTACAGGGCCAACCACTTGCGATACGGGAGTTTCAAGGTCTTGCCAGGCGGGTCGACCAAAACGCAAGTTTCCGGGCATGTCTCCTCCAGAAAAATAATCGAAAGCTCCATAGCTGATACGGATGCCAATGCTGCACATGTTTTCGCTCGGATACAGGCTTTTGTCTAAGTCGCCCAAATCGGGAAAGAGGTTTTTGGTGTTTGATCCGAAGCCTGTCCACAATTTTCCGTTTGCCACGATATTCCGTATTTCAAAAGTATCTTGGAACGTTTCTGGTTTGTATTTGAGCACCAACTGATCTTTAGATCCTGCTTTACTTTGTTCGAATCG
Encoded proteins:
- a CDS encoding VF530 family protein — translated: MEIKIGTQKNNPLHGVRLDYILEVLVAHFGWSGLGKIVRVNCFNNNPTMKSSLKFLRQTPWAREKVEELYLELAEREGLLG
- a CDS encoding ComEC/Rec2 family competence protein, coding for MKNPVGMHKILLAVLFSFSFPLLAQKVGDTYPKWQEGNLEIHQISTGRGNAAFILLPDGTTLLIDAGALDPTSPRVQSPRNTAAKPNDSRQPGEWIARYVRNFMERSGLSPQLDYAQLTHFHDDHMGALSSVSPKASEGNYFLTGITELAAYLPIGKIIDRAYPNYDYPVVQNSPMMENYKQFVKWQSGHKGLRFEQSKAGSKDQLVLKYKPETFQDTFEIRNIVANGKLWTGFGSNTKNLFPDLGDLDKSLYPSENMCSIGIRISYGAFDYFSGGDMPGNLRFGRPAWQDLETPVSQVVGPVEAMILDHHGNRDAINANLLANLRPQVFVIPTWSSDHPGHNVIDRIYDQNIYSGNRDVFATDMLEANKLVIGNLLDRLKSDSGHVVIRVMPGGQKFWVYILDDRDEKMTIKAIHGPYDCH